In Sebaldella termitidis ATCC 33386, one DNA window encodes the following:
- the cimA gene encoding citramalate synthase, with protein sequence MIKVEVFDTTLRDGAQARGISFSVKDKIAVTQALDAFGIDYIEAGNPGSNPKDLEFFELVKSVELKHSKLVAFGSTRRKDVAPEEDQNLISLLQAGTEYVSIFGKSWDFHVTDIIKTTLENNLEMIKDTLLFLKSKGKKVIFDAEHFFDGYKNNPEYALEALKAAKDGGAEILTLCDTNGGCFPEEISRITKEVKEKLGDIKIGIHAHNDMGFGVANSIAAVEAGALQVQGTFLGYGERCGNANLSTIIANLQLKKDYELVPREKLGLLTSTARIIAEISNITIEDSMPYIGKNAFAHKGGMHIDGVSKASHSFEHINPELVGNEREFLLSEVSGRSTILEEIRRVDKDIQRDSEATAGIIERLKELEYQGYQFEGAKATFELVIRKYLGKYKPFFDLVYFDVKGNYIGKKYYSTAVVKVKVKDQIELTVAEGDGPVNALDQALRIALERFYPELKEMHLIDYKVRVLKGEENATASKVRVLIESADAKNSWTTIGVSTDIIEASWIALVDSIEYKLIQETLKRLEDFG encoded by the coding sequence ATGATTAAAGTTGAAGTCTTTGATACAACTTTAAGAGATGGTGCACAGGCGCGGGGAATATCATTTTCAGTAAAGGATAAAATAGCTGTAACTCAGGCTCTTGATGCTTTCGGAATAGACTATATCGAGGCCGGGAATCCCGGTTCCAATCCAAAGGATCTGGAGTTTTTTGAACTCGTCAAATCTGTGGAGCTGAAGCATTCAAAGCTTGTAGCCTTTGGCAGTACAAGAAGAAAGGACGTGGCTCCCGAGGAGGATCAGAATCTTATTTCACTGCTGCAGGCAGGAACGGAATATGTTTCCATATTCGGAAAAAGCTGGGATTTTCATGTTACGGATATTATAAAAACAACACTTGAAAATAATCTGGAAATGATAAAGGATACACTGTTATTTTTAAAATCAAAAGGAAAGAAAGTTATATTTGATGCAGAGCATTTTTTTGACGGGTATAAAAATAATCCGGAATATGCATTAGAGGCTCTAAAAGCTGCAAAAGACGGCGGAGCAGAGATACTTACCCTTTGTGATACAAACGGGGGATGCTTTCCTGAAGAAATTTCAAGAATAACAAAAGAAGTAAAAGAAAAACTTGGTGATATAAAAATAGGAATTCATGCACATAATGATATGGGCTTCGGAGTGGCGAATTCTATAGCAGCAGTGGAAGCAGGAGCCCTGCAGGTACAGGGGACATTTCTCGGATACGGCGAAAGATGCGGAAATGCTAATTTATCTACAATAATAGCTAATTTGCAGCTGAAAAAAGATTATGAACTTGTTCCACGTGAAAAGCTGGGTCTTCTTACAAGCACTGCAAGAATAATAGCAGAGATTTCAAATATAACAATAGAAGATTCCATGCCTTATATAGGGAAAAATGCTTTTGCACATAAGGGTGGGATGCATATAGACGGTGTCTCCAAAGCCTCACACTCTTTTGAACATATAAATCCCGAGCTGGTCGGAAATGAAAGAGAGTTTCTTCTTTCGGAGGTATCAGGAAGGTCAACTATTCTTGAGGAAATCAGGAGAGTGGATAAGGATATACAGAGAGATTCGGAAGCTACAGCTGGAATTATAGAAAGACTTAAGGAGCTGGAATATCAAGGCTATCAATTTGAAGGGGCAAAGGCTACATTTGAGCTTGTCATAAGAAAGTATCTGGGTAAATATAAACCGTTTTTTGATCTGGTGTATTTTGATGTAAAGGGTAACTATATCGGGAAAAAATATTATTCCACAGCTGTGGTAAAAGTAAAGGTAAAGGATCAGATAGAGCTTACTGTTGCTGAGGGCGACGGGCCTGTAAATGCGCTTGACCAGGCACTTAGAATAGCTCTTGAGAGATTTTATCCCGAATTGAAAGAGATGCATCTGATTGATTACAAGGTTAGGGTATTGAAGGGTGAGGAAAATGCTACAGCTTCAAAAGTAAGGGTTCTTATAGAATCGGCTGATGCCAAAAATTCATGGACAACTATAGGAGTTTCTACTGACATAATAGAAGCCAGCTGGATAGCTCTTGTAGATTCCATAGAGTACAAGCTGATACAGGAAACGCTGAAAAGGCTCGAGGATTTTGGATAA
- a CDS encoding metallophosphoesterase, producing the protein MKTTFLIFIAALTVIILCYFYACYEFGNIKIKEIEIASADIPESFDGMRIMYAADFQFDARNSFNKKALNKAIDIMNNTDKDIILLGGDYTNWEGKVIPFFTEFQKVKKPEYGIYSVTGNHDYSNHTLVLEMIEKTGIKNLDNEKTEIEKNGQKIIIAGVEDLWFGNPDAKMVLEDADKKDFVIFLSHNPDYFEEMASSEKEKADITLSGHIHAGQASFFGLFSPFTGSVTRYGEKYRYGMKNFDNHKIYITSGLGGSVFGQYVRFFAQPEIVIVKLKKI; encoded by the coding sequence ATGAAAACAACATTCCTGATATTTATAGCTGCTTTAACAGTAATTATTCTCTGTTATTTTTATGCATGTTATGAGTTTGGAAATATAAAGATAAAAGAAATAGAGATAGCTTCAGCAGATATTCCCGAGAGCTTTGACGGTATGAGAATCATGTATGCTGCAGATTTTCAGTTCGATGCAAGAAACAGCTTTAATAAAAAGGCTCTTAACAAAGCAATTGATATCATGAATAATACTGATAAGGATATAATTCTGCTGGGCGGTGATTATACTAACTGGGAAGGAAAAGTAATTCCGTTTTTTACTGAATTTCAAAAAGTGAAAAAACCTGAATACGGAATATATTCGGTAACAGGTAATCACGATTATTCCAACCATACACTGGTATTGGAAATGATTGAAAAAACTGGAATAAAAAATCTTGATAATGAAAAAACCGAAATAGAGAAAAACGGTCAGAAAATTATTATTGCCGGTGTGGAGGATTTATGGTTTGGAAACCCTGATGCAAAAATGGTTTTGGAAGATGCAGATAAAAAAGATTTTGTGATATTCCTTTCGCATAATCCTGATTATTTTGAAGAAATGGCTTCTAGTGAAAAAGAGAAGGCAGATATAACACTTTCAGGACATATTCATGCGGGACAGGCGAGTTTTTTCGGGTTGTTCTCTCCGTTTACCGGTTCTGTAACAAGATACGGGGAAAAATACAGATATGGAATGAAAAACTTTGATAACCATAAAATATACATAACATCAGGACTCGGGGGCAGTGTTTTTGGTCAGTATGTCAGATTTTTCGCACAGCCTGAAATAGTAATAGTGAAATTAAAAAAAATATAA
- a CDS encoding 3-isopropylmalate dehydratase large subunit produces the protein MTIVEKILAKKSGKDEVKPGENIWVNVDVLMTHDVTGPGSMAIFKKNFGENAKVWNNEKIVLVPDHYIFTKNEHAMRNIEYVNQFAVEQELKYFYPPFTNKYKGVCHTALAQEGHTRPGEVLFGTDSHTCTAGAFGEFATGIGNTDAAFILGTGKLWVKVPETMRFTFEGKFPEYVMGKDVVLKVIGDIGFDGATYKCMQFDGDAIHGFNMEERMTICNMAIEAGGKCGIIEPDEITVEYVTEKTDKPFELIYSDKDADYSAEYKYNANEMEPIVAKPFNPGNTDLAKNLGDVKLDRAYIGSCTGGKTTDFVAAAKILKGRKVAIETFIVPSTVKVEEALSKIIIDGETCMEIFEKAGCKIGPPSCAACLGGPVDTFGRTHANEVVISTTNRNFPGRMGSMDSQVYLASPYTAAASAVTGHITDPREFLGWEK, from the coding sequence ATGACAATTGTAGAAAAGATTTTAGCCAAAAAATCCGGAAAGGATGAGGTCAAGCCCGGGGAGAATATCTGGGTAAATGTGGATGTTTTAATGACACATGATGTAACAGGACCGGGAAGTATGGCAATTTTTAAGAAAAATTTTGGTGAAAATGCAAAGGTTTGGAACAATGAAAAAATAGTACTTGTACCAGATCATTATATTTTTACTAAAAATGAACATGCTATGAGAAATATAGAGTATGTAAACCAGTTTGCGGTAGAACAGGAATTAAAGTATTTTTATCCGCCGTTTACTAATAAATACAAAGGAGTATGCCATACTGCACTTGCGCAGGAAGGACATACAAGACCGGGAGAGGTTCTTTTCGGAACAGATTCGCATACTTGTACAGCAGGAGCCTTCGGGGAATTCGCCACAGGAATAGGAAATACAGATGCGGCTTTTATTCTCGGGACAGGAAAACTCTGGGTGAAGGTGCCGGAAACTATGAGATTTACATTTGAAGGAAAGTTTCCTGAATATGTAATGGGAAAAGATGTAGTGCTGAAAGTAATAGGCGACATCGGCTTTGACGGTGCTACATATAAGTGCATGCAGTTTGACGGGGATGCAATTCACGGATTTAACATGGAAGAAAGAATGACAATCTGTAATATGGCAATTGAAGCAGGAGGAAAATGCGGAATTATAGAGCCTGACGAAATAACTGTGGAATATGTTACGGAAAAAACTGATAAGCCTTTTGAATTGATTTATTCAGATAAAGACGCTGATTATTCGGCAGAATATAAATATAATGCCAATGAAATGGAGCCTATAGTGGCTAAGCCTTTTAATCCAGGAAATACAGACCTTGCGAAAAACCTTGGTGATGTAAAGCTGGACAGAGCATACATAGGTTCTTGTACAGGAGGAAAAACTACGGATTTCGTGGCAGCGGCAAAAATACTAAAGGGAAGAAAGGTAGCTATAGAAACATTTATAGTTCCGTCTACCGTAAAAGTAGAGGAAGCTCTTTCAAAGATAATAATAGACGGGGAAACTTGCATGGAGATATTTGAAAAAGCAGGATGCAAAATAGGACCGCCTTCATGTGCAGCTTGTCTTGGAGGACCTGTAGATACTTTCGGAAGAACACATGCAAATGAAGTGGTAATATCTACTACAAACAGAAACTTCCCGGGAAGAATGGGATCTATGGATTCACAGGTTTATCTGGCATCACCTTATACTGCGGCAGCTTCAGCAGTAACAGGGCACATTACTGATCCGAGAGAATTCTTAGGTTGGGAAAAATAA
- a CDS encoding SH3 domain-containing protein, with product MKVKVNKKHVSEGNFPLFKAGSTILLKDECNEFFAWYSCEIEGYSTYIHEDYFENGKLTADYNPTELDAESGDILEVLLIKNNWLYCRTQNESYGWIPGDNVKTI from the coding sequence GTGAAGGTAAAAGTAAATAAAAAACATGTGTCAGAAGGTAATTTTCCTTTATTTAAGGCAGGAAGCACTATTTTGCTAAAAGATGAATGCAATGAATTTTTTGCATGGTATAGCTGTGAAATAGAAGGTTACAGTACTTATATACATGAGGATTACTTTGAAAACGGGAAACTCACTGCTGATTATAATCCTACAGAGCTGGATGCAGAATCCGGGGATATTCTGGAGGTACTGCTGATAAAAAATAACTGGCTTTACTGCAGAACACAAAATGAATCTTACGGCTGGATTCCCGGCGATAATGTAAAAACAATTTAA
- a CDS encoding DKNYY domain-containing protein — MTMKKVILTLFICLSAIFYAACNVEPTDYFKNAFGEDTTDSMFFVELRQYNERNIMFIKDGKLYIRGKEFTGIDPTKFNSLDYGYYAIDNAVYYLDKKLMDYSGKIDNLRTYEVHNTKIDNKNPDCKGEDIGMNDFYLKVLNGRVLYKNGNALGK, encoded by the coding sequence ATGACTATGAAAAAGGTAATCTTAACACTGTTTATATGTCTGTCAGCTATATTTTATGCAGCATGTAACGTAGAACCAACAGATTATTTTAAGAATGCATTTGGGGAAGACACGACAGACTCTATGTTTTTTGTGGAATTAAGACAGTACAATGAAAGAAATATCATGTTCATTAAGGACGGGAAATTATATATCAGAGGAAAAGAATTTACTGGTATTGATCCTACGAAATTTAATTCTTTGGATTACGGCTATTATGCAATTGATAATGCTGTTTACTATCTGGATAAGAAATTAATGGACTACAGCGGTAAAATTGATAATTTAAGAACTTATGAAGTACACAATACTAAAATCGACAATAAGAATCCTGACTGTAAAGGTGAAGATATCGGAATGAACGATTTTTATCTAAAAGTATTAAATGGAAGAGTACTTTATAAAAACGGAAATGCACTGGGTAAATAA
- a CDS encoding 3-isopropylmalate dehydratase small subunit, protein MEKVIKGKVYVLGDNIDTDQIIPAMHLVYKIDDPEEVKLYGKYAMSGLPADIAGDKPFIKDGEYTSEYVVMVAGKNFGCGSSREHAPLALEKAGIKAVVAEDYARIFYRNSVDGGFLVPFETPASIKESFATDDEVEIDVEKGTITNITKGQTFELRSLGDVKDIIEAGGLFNYAKNNKNI, encoded by the coding sequence ATGGAGAAAGTAATAAAAGGAAAAGTATACGTATTAGGTGATAATATTGATACAGACCAGATTATTCCGGCAATGCATCTGGTATATAAAATTGATGATCCTGAGGAAGTAAAATTATACGGGAAGTATGCCATGTCAGGACTGCCTGCTGATATAGCAGGAGATAAGCCGTTTATAAAAGATGGTGAATATACTTCCGAGTATGTTGTTATGGTAGCAGGTAAAAATTTCGGCTGCGGATCGTCAAGAGAGCATGCACCTTTAGCTTTGGAAAAAGCAGGAATAAAAGCAGTAGTAGCAGAAGATTATGCAAGAATTTTTTATAGAAATTCTGTTGACGGAGGATTTTTAGTTCCGTTTGAAACACCTGCTTCAATAAAAGAAAGCTTTGCTACTGATGATGAAGTGGAAATAGACGTGGAAAAAGGAACGATAACTAATATTACAAAGGGACAGACTTTCGAGCTTAGAAGTCTGGGAGATGTAAAAGATATCATCGAAGCCGGCGGTTTATTTAATTATGCGAAAAATAATAAAAATATCTAA
- the leuB gene encoding 3-isopropylmalate dehydrogenase: protein MDFKIAVLKGDGIGPEIVNEAIKVLDKIGEKFGHKFNYEQGYLGGESIDKFGKPLTDETVELCKNSDAVLLGAVGGPKWDVIDPAIRPEKGLLGIRKALELYTNLRPAILYNALKDASPLKPEIIGDGLDMMVIRELTGGLYFGKKELTKDYAYDTMYYTRGEIERIVKKGFEIARLRSKKLTSVEKANVLDSSKLWKEVAIEMGKDYPDVELIHMYADNAAMQLVINPRQFDTIVTENTFGDILSDEASMLTGSIGMLPSASLGDGKVGLYEPIHGSAPDIAGKGIANPIATILSVAMMLRYSFNLTEEADTIEKAVEAVLNEGYRTGDIYSEGTKKVGTVEMGELIKERL from the coding sequence ATGGACTTTAAAATAGCTGTTTTAAAAGGTGACGGAATTGGTCCGGAGATAGTAAATGAGGCGATAAAAGTCTTGGATAAAATAGGTGAAAAGTTTGGACATAAATTTAATTATGAACAGGGATATCTGGGAGGGGAATCAATTGATAAATTCGGTAAGCCTCTGACAGATGAAACTGTAGAATTATGTAAAAACAGTGATGCTGTACTCTTAGGTGCAGTAGGAGGGCCTAAATGGGACGTTATCGATCCGGCTATAAGACCGGAAAAAGGTCTTTTAGGGATAAGAAAAGCTCTTGAGCTTTATACTAACCTGAGACCGGCTATTTTATACAATGCATTAAAGGATGCAAGCCCTTTAAAGCCTGAAATAATCGGAGACGGTCTGGATATGATGGTAATAAGAGAGCTTACAGGAGGACTTTACTTCGGTAAGAAAGAGCTTACAAAGGATTATGCATACGACACTATGTATTATACAAGAGGAGAAATAGAGAGAATAGTAAAAAAAGGTTTTGAAATAGCAAGACTAAGATCAAAAAAACTGACAAGCGTAGAAAAGGCAAATGTATTAGACAGTTCAAAATTATGGAAAGAAGTAGCAATAGAGATGGGGAAAGATTATCCAGATGTGGAACTAATCCATATGTATGCTGATAATGCAGCGATGCAGCTAGTTATAAATCCAAGACAATTCGATACAATAGTAACTGAGAATACTTTTGGAGATATACTTTCCGATGAGGCAAGTATGCTGACTGGATCGATAGGAATGCTGCCTTCTGCAAGCCTGGGAGACGGAAAAGTGGGATTATATGAGCCTATACATGGATCAGCTCCAGATATAGCCGGGAAAGGAATTGCCAATCCTATAGCAACTATACTGTCAGTGGCAATGATGCTTAGATACTCATTTAACTTAACAGAAGAGGCAGATACAATAGAGAAAGCCGTAGAAGCAGTTCTGAATGAAGGCTACAGAACAGGAGACATATATAGTGAAGGAACTAAAAAAGTAGGAACTGTGGAAATGGGAGAATTAATAAAAGAAAGATTATAA
- a CDS encoding PLP-dependent aminotransferase family protein — translation MNLRFADRMNNAQKSFIREILKVVGNPEIISFAGGLPNPISFPIKKIQEATDKILEEDGENILQYSTTEGYLPLREYISERYLKNSGVVVPPDEILITNGSQQGLDLIGKVFLNKGDCMLMEEPGYLGAIQAFSMFEPEFKTVLMNHDGVDTEKLKESIEKYNPKLFYAVPNFQNPSGITYSEENRKQIAGFMKGSDTILIEDDPYGELRFMGSRVPSMKKYMNDNVILLGSFSKIVSPGMRLGWIHAGHEIMEKLIIAKQGADLHSNYFSQRVVYEYLKENNIEVHIEKITDLYKKQRDCMVNSIEKYFPKEVQTTKPEGGMFIWVTLPEKYSSMDLFNIAIKKKVAFVPGDPFYTGKEGVNAFRLNYTNSTEDKIEEGIKILAEGIKELLSEKN, via the coding sequence ATGAATCTGAGATTCGCAGACAGAATGAACAATGCGCAAAAATCATTCATAAGAGAGATCCTGAAAGTAGTGGGGAATCCCGAGATAATATCGTTTGCCGGAGGTCTTCCGAATCCTATTTCATTTCCCATAAAAAAGATACAGGAAGCAACAGACAAGATACTGGAAGAAGATGGGGAAAATATTCTTCAGTACAGCACTACAGAAGGGTATCTTCCGCTCAGGGAATATATATCAGAAAGATATTTGAAAAATTCAGGTGTAGTAGTACCTCCTGATGAAATACTTATAACAAACGGATCACAGCAGGGTCTGGATCTTATAGGAAAAGTATTTCTGAATAAAGGCGACTGCATGCTTATGGAGGAGCCGGGATATCTCGGGGCAATACAGGCATTTTCAATGTTTGAGCCTGAGTTTAAGACAGTTCTCATGAACCATGACGGAGTAGATACTGAAAAATTGAAAGAAAGCATAGAAAAATATAATCCGAAATTATTTTATGCAGTACCGAATTTTCAAAATCCGTCAGGTATTACATATTCTGAGGAAAACAGAAAACAGATAGCTGGTTTTATGAAAGGCTCTGATACGATACTCATAGAAGATGATCCTTACGGAGAATTAAGATTTATGGGCAGCAGAGTTCCGTCAATGAAAAAATATATGAATGATAATGTTATTCTGCTCGGTTCTTTTTCCAAGATAGTTTCTCCGGGAATGAGACTGGGATGGATACATGCCGGTCATGAAATTATGGAAAAACTAATAATTGCCAAGCAGGGAGCAGATTTGCACAGTAATTATTTTTCACAGAGAGTTGTTTATGAATATCTGAAAGAAAATAATATAGAAGTGCATATAGAAAAAATCACTGATCTCTACAAAAAACAAAGAGACTGTATGGTTAATTCAATAGAAAAGTATTTTCCAAAAGAAGTACAGACTACAAAGCCAGAAGGCGGAATGTTTATATGGGTAACACTTCCTGAAAAATATTCTTCAATGGATTTGTTTAATATAGCAATAAAGAAAAAAGTAGCCTTTGTACCGGGAGATCCGTTTTATACGGGTAAAGAAGGGGTGAATGCTTTCAGGCTAAATTATACAAACAGTACTGAGGATAAGATAGAGGAAGGTATAAAAATACTGGCAGAGGGAATAAAAGAGCTTTTGTCGGAAAAAAATTAG
- the ilvC gene encoding ketol-acid reductoisomerase — translation MSKEILGKTVYYDEDCNLDLLKGKKITVVGYGSQGHAHSLNLKDSGMDVTIGLRKESKSWADAEKAGFVVKETADAVKDADVVMILTPDESQADTYEKEVAPYLKDGAYLGFGHGFNIHYKKLVPKDTVNVFMVAPKGPGHLVRRTFKEGSGVPCLVAVYQDPSGDTREVALAWASGVGGGRSGIIETSFKQETETDLFGEQAVLCGGVTELIKTGFEVLVEAGYDPINAYFECLHEMKLIVDLLYEGGFGKMRHSISNTAEFGDYLIGPKIITDDTKKVMREVLTAIQSGKFADTFVDDYKAGAPFLKQKREEAAEHAIEKVGAELRTLMSWIDNKEEVEVTVNIKGILEQQKEKVTK, via the coding sequence ATGTCAAAAGAAATACTAGGGAAAACGGTTTATTATGATGAAGATTGTAATTTAGACCTGTTAAAGGGGAAGAAAATAACAGTAGTAGGTTACGGGTCACAGGGACATGCCCACTCTTTAAACCTTAAAGACAGCGGAATGGACGTGACAATAGGACTTAGAAAAGAGTCAAAGTCATGGGCTGATGCTGAAAAAGCCGGATTTGTAGTAAAGGAAACTGCTGATGCTGTGAAAGATGCTGATGTAGTTATGATTCTTACTCCGGATGAATCACAGGCCGATACTTATGAAAAGGAAGTAGCGCCTTATTTGAAAGACGGAGCTTATTTAGGTTTTGGACACGGGTTTAATATTCATTATAAAAAACTGGTTCCTAAAGATACTGTAAATGTTTTCATGGTAGCACCAAAAGGACCGGGACACTTAGTAAGAAGAACATTTAAAGAAGGAAGCGGAGTACCTTGTCTTGTAGCTGTATATCAGGATCCAAGCGGAGATACAAGAGAAGTAGCTTTAGCATGGGCTTCTGGTGTAGGCGGAGGAAGATCAGGAATTATTGAAACTTCGTTTAAACAGGAAACAGAAACTGATTTATTTGGTGAACAGGCAGTATTATGCGGAGGAGTTACAGAATTAATCAAAACTGGATTTGAAGTTCTTGTAGAAGCAGGATATGATCCTATAAATGCTTATTTTGAATGTCTGCATGAAATGAAGCTGATCGTAGACTTATTATATGAAGGCGGATTTGGAAAAATGAGACACTCTATCTCTAATACAGCAGAATTCGGAGATTATTTGATTGGTCCGAAAATAATAACAGATGATACAAAAAAAGTAATGAGAGAAGTTCTTACAGCTATTCAGTCAGGAAAATTTGCTGATACTTTCGTAGACGACTACAAAGCAGGAGCACCTTTCCTAAAACAGAAAAGAGAAGAAGCTGCAGAGCATGCCATAGAAAAAGTAGGGGCAGAATTAAGAACTCTTATGTCTTGGATAGATAACAAGGAAGAAGTAGAAGTAACTGTAAATATAAAAGGAATTTTAGAGCAGCAGAAAGAAAAAGTGACAAAATAG
- a CDS encoding AbrB/MazE/SpoVT family DNA-binding domain-containing protein has product MKYKNKEYECSTAKLGERGQIVIPKAIREELGLKQGDNLILLGNKEEGIRIINANSLEELAEIVLKEKNN; this is encoded by the coding sequence ATGAAATATAAAAATAAAGAATATGAATGCAGTACAGCTAAACTGGGAGAAAGAGGACAGATAGTGATTCCGAAGGCTATACGTGAAGAGCTCGGTTTGAAGCAGGGGGATAATTTAATTCTTCTGGGGAATAAAGAAGAAGGTATAAGAATTATCAATGCAAACAGTCTTGAGGAATTGGCGGAAATCGTATTAAAGGAAAAAAATAACTAA